The Solibacillus sp. FSL W7-1436 DNA window TCCCGATAAATAAGTTACTTTTAAATTTGTTCCTTCTAAAATATTTTCTGTATTTACAAGAACCTTCTTAAAACTTTCAAATTCTTTTAATGCAATAGGGTTTGGCATTTCAATTCCTTTTTCAAATAAGTTGCTTGATTTGATATAATCATGAATTTCTTTATCCGTACTATTCATTGTGATAGTTTTTGGTGGTGTCGGTGTCGGTGCTGGATTTGGCACATTTGTATTTCCACCGTTTTTTACTTCCATAGCACGATACATGAATACGGCATAATGTGATCTTGTTAATGACTGCTGCTCTTTGAACGTACCATCTTCAAAACCTGTTGTAACGTTATTTTCATAGAGTGCTGCTACATAAGGTTCGTTTGCCTTTGAAACGTCCTTTAAAGGGTGTTTTGAGCCTTTTAAGCCATATGCTACAGTTAAGATTTTTGCCATTTCCCCACGATTAAGCGCTTTATTCGGGTTCACATTCCCTTTCCCATCTACTTGAATTAAACCAGCGTTTAAAAGAGCCATAATATCATTGTAATAAGGGTTAGCTTTCGTTAAGTCTTTTGGTACGGCAACATTACGAATTGGTTTAATGGCT harbors:
- a CDS encoding S-layer homology domain-containing protein, whose product is MKNKLFIAALAASITVPVMVAPVDTLASGKTFSDVSPKNPYYNIINTMADKGIISGYENGMFKPNETLSRKHAAALINRAVAIKPIRNVAVPKDLTKANPYYNDIMALLNAGLIQVDGKGNVNPNKALNRGEMAKILTVAYGLKGSKHPLKDVSKANEPYVAALYENNVTTGFEDGTFKEQQSLTRSHYAVFMYRAMEVKNGGNTNVPNPAPTPTPPKTITMNSTDKEIHDYIKSSNLFEKGIEMPNPIALKEFESFKKVLVNTENILEGTNLKVTYLSGSTIYLRQDNWKFVDRLLTSQVGFETDRAKGFQKISFDYTLPHSQEVAKRILNIVYGSDFDTKEIGAMIDKKIEEGLKDTNKVFRNIEILEMNGFKIRLGVDKDGEANHFWIDIRKQ